The genome window CGCCCGGGCCGCCTCGGTGTCTCCGAAGGCATACGACCTCTACCTTCGAGGTATCGAGGCGTACCGGCGATGGGACCGGCGAGGCCTGCGAGCCGCACAGGAGCTGCTCACCGAAGCGGTGGCGATCGACTCGACCTACGCTCCGGCCTGGGCCGCACTCGGGTACGTCCTCTACATGGAGTCGGGATCGTGGGTCGCGACCGCGGGGCTCGACCGCGCTCGAAGGGCGGTGGACCGGGCGCTGGCGCTCGATCCGGATCTCGGCGAAGCCCATGCGGTCAAGGGGAGCATGGCGCGTTCGGTCTGGGACTGGGCGGGTGCGGAGCGGGAGTACCGCCGTGCGATCGAGGCGGCTCCGAGTCACTTCGAGGCCCACCACTCGTATTCCCATTTGCTGATGAGCCAGGGGAGAGTCGACGAGTCCCTCCGGGAGAGCCGGCTGGCCGTGGCGCTGGACCCGCTCAACACCTCGGCGACCTTGCATCTGGGGTGGCACTATTTCATGGCGGGGGAGACATCGAAGGCCATTTCGGCGTACCTGGCGACGATCCGGCTCGATCCCAGCTTTGGCCAAGCCTACATGCAGCTCGCGTGGGCGTATGTGGTGGCCGGGCGCTTCGGCGAAGCCGACGAGACGTATCGGAAGTACGCGGATCTCAGCCAGGAGCCGGATACACTCGCGCTGAGCGCCCTTATCGCGGCCCGGCGCGGGCGAACGAAGGATGCATCGCGGACGCTATCGGCGCTGATGGAGGGCGCACGGCGAGGCGACTTCGCGTCGTTCGACGTGGCTGCGGTGTTGGCCTCGCTGGACAGGAACGACGAGGCATTCCGCTGGCTCGAACGCTCCGTCGAGAAGCGGGAACCTGCGGCGGAGTCGCTGTTGCTGGATCCGTTCCTGAAGTCGCTTCACGCGGATCCTCGTTTCCCAGCTCTGCTCCGGCGCGTGGGAATTCCGCTCAAGGCAGCCTCCAGCACCACGTAATCCTCGCCCGCGTCGTCTGGCGTCTCGCCTCACGGATCCGTCCCAGTGACTCCCGGCCCCTGTGCTAAGCTTCGGGCCGATCCGCCGACCAGCATCCCTTGGTGCTCGTGAGGAGGCCGCATGCCCGGCATCGTGACTTCGCATCTCCGTCCTTGGCCCCGCGCGGCGATGGTGCTGGCGATCGTGATGGCTTCGCTCCTGATCCCCCGGGGAACCTTCGCGGGTCCGATCGAGGATGACCTTCAACGGGCGCTGGAGCGCCTCGATACGGGCGATCTTCAGACCGGCGTCCTCTACGACCGCGTGCTCCCGCTCTCCGGAATCGAGCGCTTCGCCGGCGACGGGCGCGCCGTGGCCTCGCGAAACGTGTGGCGGCAGCTCTACGAGGAACTGCGCCGCGCGTCGGCGGATCCCGGCCAGCGTCCGCCCGTCGGGATGCTGCTCGAGCGGGCGAGCCGGCGCCAGGACGTGGTGCCGCTCGCGGTGGTCTTCGACGAGTACGAGCGCATCCGGCCCGATGCGATGGAGCGTGGGGCGGTCGAGATTCGCGACGGACAGCTCGTGCGAGGGAACGGCGAGATCTTCGAACGCCGCTCCGCGTTCGCGGCCGCGGCGCTGCGCGAGTGGACGTATCGCGGGACCGAGGTCAGGTTCGTGCTCGACCGCGACGACTACTTCTCCAACCTCGGGGGTGCGGTTCCACGACTCGAAGCCGATCTCGACGACGGACTCGGCTTCCGGGCGATGAGCTTCGGCGTTCCGCTCACCGCGCGCTACGCGGACTCCGGCACGAAGACCCTGCGCCTGCGCGCCACCTCCGCTGACGGCACGGTTGCCGAGGCCGCGCTCGCGTTCTCGGTGCGCGCGCTCGCGGCGCCGGCTCCGAACGACACCCTCCAGGTCACGGGCACCACCCCGTATCTCGGCGGCGTTGCCTCCGGCGATGCGTACGTGTATCTGGCGCCGGGACGAACCCAGATCCAGAACCCCGCCGTGGTGGTGGAAGGCTTCGACCTCGAGAACAGCATGAACTGGGACGAGCTGTACGCATTGCTGAACCAGGAGAGCCTCATCGAGAACCTGCGCGCGGACGGCTACGACGCCATCGTGCTCAACTTCACCGACGCCACGGACTACCTTCAGCGCAATGCCTTCGTGGTGGTGGATCTGATCCAGCAGATCCGCGGCATCGTGGGGCCGGAGACCACCATGGCCCTGGCAGGCGCCAGCATGGGCGGCTTGGTGAGCCGCTACGCGCTCGCCACCATGGAGGCGAACGGGCTGCCGCACTCGGTGCGCACGTTCATCTCCTTCGACGTGCCGCACCTCGGCGCCAATATCCCGCTCGGAATCCAGTACTGGGTGAATTTCTTCTCCACCCAGTCGGCCGATGCCGCCTTCTTCCTGTCCCTGCTCAACCGGCCCGCGGCGCGCCAGATGCTCGTCTATCACTACACCGTTCCGCCGGGGAGCACCGGGGAGCCGGATCCGCTTCGCGGAACGTTCGCGTCCGATCTCGCCGCCGTGGGCGACTGGCCGAGCCAGCCGCGCCTCGTCGCGATCGCCAATGGGAGCGACAACGGAACCGGCCAGGGGTTCCTCCCCGGCGCGCAGATCGTGCAGTGGAGCTACAGCGACCTCTTCGTGGCCGTCACCGGCAACATCTGGGCGGTTCCCGACGGGACCAGCACGCGGATCTTCGACGGCAGGATCCGGATCCTGTTCTCGACCACGTCGCAGGCCGTGACGGTGAGCGGCACGCAGCCCTACGACAACGCCCCCGGGGGCTGGCGAGGGTCGATGGCAGATCTCGACTCCGTGGCAGCCCCTTATGGGGACATCGTCGCGCTCCATCAGAGCCACTGCTTCATCCCGACCGTGAGCGCACTCGCATACGACACGAATGATCTCTTTCACGCCGTCGCGTCCGATTCGACCGCGGTGACGAACACGCCGTTCGACGCCATCTACTCGCAGGACACGAACCAAGAGCATGTCGCCATCACGCCCCAGAACGCGGGGTGGATCCGGAGCGAAGTCGGGGGGGCCGTGACCGGCATCGAGCCGATCGCGGGCGCCGGTGTGAGAATGTGGAAGCCCTGGCCCAATCCATCGTCAGACCGCGTTCGGATCGCATTCTCGCTCGCCAGTCCCACCGAGGTGGATCTGCGGGTGTTCAGCGTGGACGGCAGGGAGGTGGCGAGTCTCGTGCGTGGCGTGCGGAACGCAGGGAGTCATGAGCTGGCGTGGAGCGGCCGCGATTCCCGCGGCGCGTCGGCGGCTTCGGGAGTGTATTTCGTTCGTTTCGCGACGAAGGAACGCGTCGAGACGCATCGAGTGGTGCTGTTCCGATAGAAACCGACGCAGCCTCGAACCCGCTTCTCTGGACGGTCGGCACGACGACACAAGGCACATCCCCGGGGAACCCAGGGTCATGAGCTGGAACTTCCAGTCCACGTCCTGCGCGCGTCGGCGCGCCGGCGCGGTCACTTCCTGCCTGCTCCAGATCGCGCTGGCCTCGGCAGCTTGCTCCCCGGCAGCCGGTCCCACTCTTCAGACCGTGCGGAGCGTGGACCTCTCCCGGTATGTCGGCACCTGGTACGAGATCGCGAGCTACCCCCAGCGCTTCCAGAAGGGGTGCACGGGCACGACCGCGACCTACACCCTGCGCGCGGACGGCAAGATCGACGTGCTCAATCGCTGTGCGCGCGAT of Candidatus Eisenbacteria bacterium contains these proteins:
- a CDS encoding FlgD immunoglobulin-like domain containing protein encodes the protein MPGIVTSHLRPWPRAAMVLAIVMASLLIPRGTFAGPIEDDLQRALERLDTGDLQTGVLYDRVLPLSGIERFAGDGRAVASRNVWRQLYEELRRASADPGQRPPVGMLLERASRRQDVVPLAVVFDEYERIRPDAMERGAVEIRDGQLVRGNGEIFERRSAFAAAALREWTYRGTEVRFVLDRDDYFSNLGGAVPRLEADLDDGLGFRAMSFGVPLTARYADSGTKTLRLRATSADGTVAEAALAFSVRALAAPAPNDTLQVTGTTPYLGGVASGDAYVYLAPGRTQIQNPAVVVEGFDLENSMNWDELYALLNQESLIENLRADGYDAIVLNFTDATDYLQRNAFVVVDLIQQIRGIVGPETTMALAGASMGGLVSRYALATMEANGLPHSVRTFISFDVPHLGANIPLGIQYWVNFFSTQSADAAFFLSLLNRPAARQMLVYHYTVPPGSTGEPDPLRGTFASDLAAVGDWPSQPRLVAIANGSDNGTGQGFLPGAQIVQWSYSDLFVAVTGNIWAVPDGTSTRIFDGRIRILFSTTSQAVTVSGTQPYDNAPGGWRGSMADLDSVAAPYGDIVALHQSHCFIPTVSALAYDTNDLFHAVASDSTAVTNTPFDAIYSQDTNQEHVAITPQNAGWIRSEVGGAVTGIEPIAGAGVRMWKPWPNPSSDRVRIAFSLASPTEVDLRVFSVDGREVASLVRGVRNAGSHELAWSGRDSRGASAASGVYFVRFATKERVETHRVVLFR